One genomic region from Gossypium hirsutum isolate 1008001.06 chromosome D13, Gossypium_hirsutum_v2.1, whole genome shotgun sequence encodes:
- the LOC107919556 gene encoding protein PELPK2 codes for MASFNCFALAFVMALSFASTDVGVAARHLLQLPQLPPMPTLPTTTLPPLPSIPNLPQPSIPALPRPGALPPLPIMPGLPTLPSVPRATLPPLPSMPSIPTAIPSIPFLSPPPSPSTP; via the coding sequence ATGGCATCTTTCAATTGCTTTGCTTTAGCATTCGTGATGGCTTTGTCATTTGCAAGCACTGATGTTGGGGTAGCAGCTCGTCACCTTCTGCAGCTGCCTCAATTGCCTCCAATGCCAACTTTGCCTACAACCACACTCCCCCCACTTCCATCTATCCCTAATCTCCCACAGCCATCCATACCAGCATTGCCAAGGCCTGGGGCGCTTCCTCCACTTCCTATCATGCCAGGGTTGCCCACATTGCCAAGTGTACCAAGGGCCACACTGCCTCCTCTGCCAAGCATGCCCTCAATCCCAACTGCAATCCCCTCTATTCCTTTCCTTTCTCCACCACCTTCTCCTTCTACTCCTTGA